A single Stutzerimonas stutzeri DNA region contains:
- a CDS encoding tyrosine-type recombinase/integrase: protein MGKLTSKTVESIAKAATPGKTNDGDGLYFQVSKSGGTSWIFRYKLDGRSREMGLGPFPAVTLGQARQLAADQRKLLASGSDPLAARDAAKEAKREAERQAAARRMTFEDLAREYQQAHGGSWSEKWRKGWLRKLELYAFPTMGNLSADIISTEHVLAALQPIWATKTRTADEVRGQIEQILDAAKARRLREGDNPARWRGHLDNLLSKAEKKKARQRQHFPALQWKDTPKLIAALANIDTRDAIATRLLILTGARYHMIQHAQWSEFDLEAGTWALPAERMKMRKPFVIPLSPQVVEMLKTMNKTHSIYLFPGQGKNGVMHGNAVRNLLHKLGHADITRHGFRSTFRDWANECTNYPREVCELALAHDERDQTEAAYSRSDLLEKRRALMADWADFCTSLQ from the coding sequence ATGGGTAAGCTAACCAGCAAGACAGTGGAGTCGATCGCCAAAGCTGCCACGCCAGGAAAAACCAACGATGGCGACGGCCTGTACTTCCAGGTATCCAAGAGCGGCGGCACAAGCTGGATCTTTCGCTACAAGCTGGACGGCCGAAGCCGCGAAATGGGGCTAGGCCCCTTCCCTGCCGTCACACTCGGCCAAGCCCGACAGTTGGCCGCCGACCAACGCAAGCTCCTAGCCTCCGGAAGCGACCCACTCGCAGCCCGCGACGCGGCAAAAGAAGCCAAGCGCGAGGCCGAACGCCAAGCCGCAGCACGTCGCATGACGTTCGAGGATCTCGCTCGCGAATACCAGCAGGCACACGGCGGCAGCTGGTCTGAGAAATGGCGGAAAGGCTGGCTACGCAAACTGGAGCTCTACGCTTTTCCAACCATGGGCAACCTGTCTGCTGACATCATCAGTACCGAGCATGTGCTTGCTGCATTGCAACCCATCTGGGCAACCAAGACCCGTACCGCTGATGAAGTCCGGGGCCAGATCGAGCAAATACTGGATGCAGCCAAGGCTCGGCGCTTACGCGAGGGGGACAACCCTGCCCGCTGGCGCGGACACCTGGACAACTTGCTGAGCAAGGCAGAGAAGAAGAAGGCCAGGCAGCGCCAGCACTTCCCAGCACTGCAATGGAAAGACACTCCGAAGCTGATAGCCGCTCTAGCCAACATCGATACACGTGACGCCATCGCAACCAGGCTGCTGATTCTGACCGGTGCTCGTTACCACATGATCCAACATGCTCAATGGTCCGAGTTTGACCTCGAAGCTGGCACCTGGGCACTTCCGGCTGAGCGCATGAAAATGCGAAAACCTTTCGTCATCCCACTGTCGCCCCAGGTAGTCGAGATGCTAAAGACCATGAATAAGACTCATTCAATCTATCTTTTCCCTGGGCAAGGGAAGAACGGCGTCATGCATGGCAACGCAGTTCGCAACCTACTGCACAAGCTAGGGCATGCAGACATCACGAGGCACGGCTTTCGATCGACCTTCCGGGACTGGGCAAACGAATGCACCAACTACCCGCGAGAGGTTTGCGAACTTGCGCTTGCGCATGACGAACGCGACCAGACCGAGGCAGCCTATTCACGCTCCGATCTTCTGGAGAAGCGCAGAGCTCTGATGGCAGACTGGGCAGATTTCTGCACAAGCCTGCAATGA
- the ppa gene encoding inorganic diphosphatase: protein MSYSKVPAGKDLPNDIYVAIEIPANHAPIKYEIDHDTDCLMVDRFMATPMFYPANYGFIPHTLADDGDPLDVLVVTPYPVAPGSIIRARPVGVLHMTDEAGGDAKLIAVPHDKLSQLYVDVKEYTDLPALLLEQIKHFFENYKDLEKGKWVKVEGWGNAEAARAEITKAVAAYQK, encoded by the coding sequence ATGAGCTACAGCAAAGTCCCGGCCGGCAAAGACCTGCCAAACGACATCTACGTCGCCATCGAAATCCCGGCCAACCACGCGCCGATCAAGTATGAAATCGATCACGACACCGATTGCCTGATGGTCGACCGGTTCATGGCGACGCCCATGTTCTACCCAGCCAACTACGGCTTCATTCCGCACACCCTGGCGGACGATGGCGACCCGCTCGACGTACTGGTCGTGACCCCGTATCCGGTGGCCCCAGGCTCGATCATCCGTGCCCGCCCGGTCGGCGTCCTGCACATGACAGACGAAGCCGGCGGTGACGCCAAACTGATCGCCGTACCGCACGACAAGCTGAGCCAGCTCTACGTCGACGTAAAGGAATACACCGACCTCCCAGCCCTGCTGCTCGAACAGATCAAGCACTTCTTCGAGAACTACAAGGATCTGGAAAAGGGCAAGTGGGTCAAGGTCGAAGGCTGGGGCAACGCCGAAGCCGCCCGCGCTGAGATCACCAAGGCTGTAGCGGCTTATCAAAAATAA
- a CDS encoding zinc-dependent peptidase has translation MWSFRDWRRKRILTRLAVEPALWQRVLDSLPILDGLNAEETERLRERSILFLHAKRITALAGVELTMEDRLRLAAQAQLPLLHLADLNWYQGFHEIVIYPGDFHSPQKHRDSAGVVHEWDGEHSGEAWLQGPVILALPGVQQSGEWEGYNLVIHELAHKLDMLNGDANGLPPLHRSMRVDIWASAMQSAYDSLNAILDAHPAAHTPIDPYAAENPAEFFAVTSEYFFAAPDMLHQAYPEVYRQLSAFYRQDPLARLRQLQHSHQQYAEPH, from the coding sequence ATGTGGTCTTTTCGCGATTGGCGCCGCAAGCGCATCCTCACCCGTCTCGCCGTCGAACCCGCACTCTGGCAGCGCGTGCTCGACAGCCTGCCGATCCTCGACGGCCTGAACGCCGAAGAAACCGAACGGCTTCGCGAGCGCAGCATCCTGTTCCTGCATGCCAAGCGAATCACGGCCCTCGCCGGCGTGGAACTGACCATGGAGGACCGCCTACGGCTGGCAGCCCAGGCCCAACTGCCATTGCTTCACCTGGCCGACCTGAACTGGTACCAGGGCTTCCATGAGATCGTCATCTACCCGGGCGACTTCCACAGCCCGCAGAAACACCGGGATTCGGCCGGTGTGGTCCATGAATGGGACGGCGAACACAGCGGCGAAGCCTGGCTGCAGGGGCCCGTGATCCTCGCGTTGCCCGGCGTCCAGCAAAGCGGCGAGTGGGAAGGCTATAACCTGGTGATCCACGAGCTGGCACACAAGCTGGACATGCTCAACGGCGACGCCAATGGACTGCCACCCTTGCACCGCAGCATGCGCGTCGATATCTGGGCGAGCGCGATGCAAAGCGCCTACGACTCGCTCAATGCCATCCTGGACGCCCATCCCGCCGCCCACACCCCGATCGATCCGTATGCGGCTGAGAACCCGGCCGAATTCTTCGCCGTCACCAGCGAGTATTTCTTCGCCGCGCCGGATATGTTGCACCAGGCCTATCCCGAGGTTTATCGGCAATTGTCGGCGTTCTATCGTCAGGACCCACTGGCGCGCCTCAGGCAGCTGCAGCACAGCCACCAACAGTATGCGGAACCTCACTGA
- the eutC gene encoding ethanolamine ammonia-lyase subunit EutC: MSDKPTAIANPWRHLRQLTPARIALGRAGASLPTEAQLDFQFAHAQARDAVHLALDTEDLAVQLEQRGYRCLPLHSAATDRDTYLQRPDLGRRLSDESAVRLNEHAQQHGAGYDLAIVIADGLSALAVQRHALPLLQRIEEQIEQADWSLAPISLVRQGRVAVGDEVGERLKAKMVVMLLGERPGLSSPDSLGLYFTYAPRVGCCDAERNCISNIRLEGLSYPLAAHRLIHLMREACRRQLSGVRLKDEADMLSLDPHAAGPSNFLLG; the protein is encoded by the coding sequence ATGAGCGATAAACCTACCGCCATCGCCAACCCCTGGCGCCACCTGCGCCAGCTGACACCGGCGCGAATCGCACTGGGCCGCGCCGGCGCCAGCCTGCCCACCGAAGCCCAGCTGGATTTCCAGTTCGCCCATGCCCAGGCGCGCGACGCCGTGCACCTCGCCCTGGATACCGAAGACCTGGCGGTGCAACTGGAGCAGCGTGGCTATCGCTGCCTCCCATTGCACAGCGCCGCGACAGACCGCGACACCTACCTGCAACGCCCCGATCTGGGTCGACGATTGAGCGATGAGTCAGCGGTACGGCTGAACGAACACGCGCAGCAGCACGGCGCCGGCTATGACCTGGCGATCGTGATCGCCGACGGCCTTTCCGCGCTGGCCGTGCAGCGTCACGCACTGCCCCTGTTGCAGCGCATCGAGGAACAGATCGAACAGGCTGACTGGAGCCTCGCCCCGATCAGCCTGGTGCGGCAGGGCCGTGTGGCGGTTGGCGATGAAGTGGGCGAGCGACTCAAGGCGAAGATGGTCGTCATGCTGCTGGGGGAACGGCCGGGCCTCAGCTCGCCGGACAGCCTCGGCCTGTACTTCACCTACGCGCCCAGGGTCGGATGCTGCGATGCCGAGCGTAACTGCATCTCCAACATCCGCCTTGAAGGCCTGAGCTACCCCCTCGCCGCACATCGTTTGATCCACCTGATGCGCGAAGCCTGTCGACGCCAGCTATCGGGGGTCAGGTTGAAGGACGAAGCGGACATGCTCAGCCTCGACCCGCATGCAGCCGGGCCGAGCAACTTCCTGTTGGGCTGA
- a CDS encoding ethanolamine ammonia-lyase subunit EutB yields MAGYTHSVGGTQWRFDSLRDVMAKASPARSGDVLAGIAADSDAERVAAQMCLAQIPLRQFLEHALIPYETDEVTRLIIDGHDAQAFAPVSHLTVGDFRNWLLGEDANEASLAALAPGLTPEMVAAVSKIMRVQDLILVAQKVRVVSRFRNTIGLRGRMSTRLQPNHPTDDGAGIAASIVDGLLYGNGDAVIGINPATDSTSGICELLKMLDAIIQRYEIPTQGCILTHVTTSIEAINRGAPLDLVFQSIAGTEAANASFGINLALLQEGYEAGRSLKRGTVGENLMYFETGQGSALSANAHQGVDQQTCEARAYAVARQFKPLLVNTVVGFIGPEYLYNGKQIIRAGLEDHFCAKLLGVPMGCDICYTNHAEADQDDMDTLLTLLGTAGINFIMGIPGSDDVMLNYQTTSFHDALYVRQLLGLRPAPEFEAWLARMEILRQDGGRLRMGAQLPPAFRQALERMA; encoded by the coding sequence ATGGCGGGATATACCCACAGCGTAGGCGGCACCCAGTGGCGATTCGACAGCCTGCGCGACGTGATGGCCAAAGCCAGCCCGGCGCGGTCCGGCGACGTTCTTGCCGGAATCGCGGCGGACAGCGATGCCGAGCGGGTCGCTGCGCAGATGTGCCTGGCGCAGATTCCGCTCAGGCAATTCCTTGAACACGCATTGATCCCCTACGAAACCGACGAGGTCACCCGCCTGATCATCGACGGCCACGACGCTCAGGCCTTCGCCCCGGTCAGCCACCTGACCGTTGGCGATTTCCGCAACTGGTTGTTGGGCGAAGACGCCAACGAAGCCTCACTGGCAGCGCTTGCGCCTGGGCTGACACCCGAAATGGTCGCTGCGGTATCGAAGATCATGCGCGTGCAGGACCTGATCCTGGTTGCGCAGAAGGTGCGCGTGGTCAGCCGTTTTCGCAACACCATCGGCCTACGCGGACGCATGTCTACCCGCCTGCAGCCCAACCACCCCACCGACGACGGCGCCGGCATCGCCGCCAGCATCGTCGACGGCCTGCTCTACGGTAATGGCGACGCAGTCATCGGCATCAACCCGGCTACCGATAGCACGAGCGGTATCTGCGAGCTGCTGAAGATGCTCGACGCCATCATCCAGCGCTACGAGATTCCGACGCAGGGCTGCATCCTCACCCATGTCACCACCTCCATCGAGGCGATCAACCGCGGCGCGCCGCTGGACCTGGTGTTCCAGTCCATCGCTGGCACCGAGGCGGCCAACGCCAGCTTCGGCATCAACCTGGCCTTGCTGCAAGAGGGCTACGAGGCCGGTCGCTCGCTCAAGCGTGGCACCGTCGGCGAAAACCTGATGTATTTCGAGACCGGCCAGGGCAGCGCACTCTCGGCCAACGCGCACCAGGGTGTCGACCAGCAGACCTGTGAAGCGCGCGCCTACGCAGTGGCTCGCCAGTTCAAACCGCTGTTGGTGAATACTGTCGTTGGCTTCATCGGCCCGGAGTACCTCTACAACGGCAAGCAGATCATCCGAGCCGGGCTGGAAGATCACTTTTGCGCCAAATTGCTCGGCGTGCCCATGGGCTGCGACATCTGCTACACCAACCACGCCGAAGCCGACCAGGACGATATGGACACCCTGCTGACCCTGCTCGGCACCGCCGGCATCAACTTCATCATGGGCATCCCCGGCTCCGATGACGTGATGCTCAACTACCAGACCACCTCCTTTCACGATGCGCTCTACGTTCGGCAGCTACTGGGACTCAGGCCGGCACCGGAATTCGAGGCGTGGCTGGCCAGGATGGAAATACTGCGCCAGGACGGAGGACGGCTACGGATGGGCGCGCAACTCCCACCCGCCTTTCGCCAGGCATTGGAGCGCATGGCGTGA
- the eat gene encoding ethanolamine permease has translation MALEHSSATPPTRTIDFEAVGSAYFKERELKKGAAGWVLLVGLGVAYVISGDYAGWNFGLAQGGWGGLFIATLLMATMYLCMCFSLAELSSMIPTAGGGYGFARSAFGPLGGFLTGTAILIEYAIAPAAIAVFIGAYCESLFGIGGWAIYLAFYIIFIGIHIFGVGEALKLMFIITAVAALALGVFIVAMVPHFSVDKLLDIAPTTAAGASSFLPYGYVGIWAAIPYAIWFFLAVEGVPLAAEETKDPQRDMPRGLIGAMLILVAFAGLILLVGPGGAGSSTLVASGNPLVEALTTAYGSSTWMSGFVNLVGLAGLIASFFSIIYAYSRQIFALSRAGYLPRRLSLTNSNKAPVMALVIPGVIGFLLSLTGQGDLLILVAVFGATISYVLMMASHIALRVRRPDLKRPYKTPGGMLTSGVALVLACIAVVAGFLVDPRVVIAAAIIYGIFIAYFALYSRHHLVAGTPEEEFAAIENAEASLH, from the coding sequence ATGGCTCTCGAACACAGCAGTGCGACACCCCCGACACGCACCATCGATTTCGAAGCAGTTGGCAGTGCCTATTTCAAGGAACGCGAACTCAAGAAAGGCGCCGCCGGTTGGGTGCTGCTGGTCGGCCTTGGCGTCGCCTATGTGATCTCCGGTGACTATGCCGGCTGGAATTTCGGGCTCGCCCAGGGCGGTTGGGGCGGGTTGTTCATCGCCACCTTGCTGATGGCGACGATGTACCTGTGCATGTGTTTTTCGTTGGCCGAATTGTCATCGATGATTCCCACCGCAGGCGGCGGTTACGGCTTTGCCCGTAGCGCTTTCGGCCCGCTGGGAGGCTTTCTCACCGGCACGGCGATCCTCATCGAATACGCCATCGCCCCGGCCGCGATCGCGGTGTTCATCGGAGCCTATTGCGAGTCCCTGTTCGGGATCGGAGGGTGGGCGATCTATCTGGCGTTCTACATTATTTTCATCGGCATCCACATCTTCGGCGTCGGCGAGGCGCTGAAGCTGATGTTCATCATCACCGCGGTCGCCGCGCTGGCGCTGGGCGTATTCATCGTCGCAATGGTGCCGCACTTCTCCGTCGACAAACTGCTGGACATCGCACCGACCACCGCCGCTGGCGCCAGCAGCTTTCTGCCCTATGGCTACGTTGGTATCTGGGCGGCGATACCCTACGCGATCTGGTTCTTCCTCGCGGTCGAAGGCGTGCCGCTGGCCGCCGAGGAAACCAAGGACCCGCAACGCGACATGCCGCGCGGGCTGATTGGCGCCATGCTGATACTGGTCGCCTTCGCCGGATTGATCCTGCTGGTCGGTCCCGGCGGCGCGGGCTCCAGCACCCTGGTGGCGTCCGGTAATCCGTTGGTCGAAGCCTTGACCACCGCCTATGGCTCGTCGACCTGGATGAGCGGCTTCGTCAACCTGGTCGGCCTGGCCGGCCTGATCGCCAGCTTCTTCTCGATCATCTACGCCTACTCGCGACAGATTTTCGCGCTGTCTCGCGCCGGTTACCTGCCTCGCAGGTTGTCGCTGACCAACAGCAACAAGGCGCCAGTCATGGCGCTGGTTATCCCCGGAGTCATCGGCTTCCTGCTGTCGCTGACCGGCCAGGGCGATCTGCTGATCCTGGTCGCCGTGTTCGGAGCAACCATTTCCTACGTCCTGATGATGGCCTCACACATCGCCCTGCGCGTGCGCCGTCCGGATCTGAAACGCCCCTACAAGACGCCCGGCGGCATGCTGACCTCGGGCGTCGCGCTCGTGCTGGCCTGCATCGCCGTGGTCGCCGGCTTTCTCGTCGACCCGCGAGTGGTCATTGCGGCCGCGATCATCTACGGCATTTTCATCGCCTACTTCGCGCTGTATAGCCGGCACCACCTGGTCGCCGGCACGCCGGAAGAGGAGTTCGCCGCGATCGAGAACGCCGAGGCATCGCTGCACTGA
- the exaC gene encoding acetaldehyde dehydrogenase ExaC, translating to MRYAHPGSEGAVVSFKARYGNFIGGEFVEPVNGQYFTNLSPVNGQPIAEFPRSDAADIEKALDAAHAAADAWGKTSVQARSLILLKIADRIEQNLERLAITETWDNGKAVRETLNADIPLAADHFRYFAGCIRAQEGTSAEIDEHTAAYHFHEPLGVVGQIIPWNFPILMAAWKLAPALAAGNCVVLKPAEQTPLGITVLMELIGDLLPPGVLNVVQGYGREAGEALASSKRIAKIAFTGSTPVGSHIMKRAAESIIPSTVELGGKSPNIYFEDIMQAEPTFIEKAAEGLVLGFFNQGEVCTCPSRALVQESIYAPFMDAVMKKVSQIKRGDPLDTDTMVGAQASQQQFDKIMSYLEIAQQEGAEVLAGGGVEKLEGSLATGYYIQPTLLKGTNKMRVFQEEIFGPVIGVTTFKDEAEALAIANDTEYGLGAGVWTRDINRAYRMGRAIKAGRVWTNCYHLYPAHAAFGGYKKSGVGRETHKMILDHYQQTKNLLVSYDINPLGFF from the coding sequence ATGCGTTACGCCCATCCCGGCAGCGAAGGCGCTGTCGTTTCCTTCAAAGCCCGCTACGGCAACTTCATCGGCGGCGAGTTCGTCGAGCCGGTCAATGGTCAGTACTTTACCAACCTGTCCCCGGTAAACGGCCAACCTATCGCCGAGTTTCCCCGCTCTGACGCCGCGGATATCGAAAAGGCCCTGGACGCCGCCCATGCTGCCGCCGATGCCTGGGGCAAGACGAGCGTGCAGGCGCGCTCGCTGATCCTGCTGAAGATCGCCGACCGCATCGAGCAGAATCTCGAACGACTGGCCATCACCGAAACCTGGGACAACGGCAAGGCGGTACGCGAGACACTGAATGCCGATATTCCGCTGGCGGCCGATCACTTCCGCTACTTCGCCGGCTGCATCCGCGCCCAAGAAGGCACCAGCGCTGAAATCGACGAACACACGGCGGCCTATCATTTTCACGAGCCGCTCGGCGTGGTGGGCCAGATCATTCCGTGGAACTTCCCGATCCTGATGGCCGCGTGGAAACTCGCGCCCGCCCTGGCGGCCGGCAACTGCGTGGTGCTCAAACCGGCTGAACAGACACCGCTGGGCATCACCGTGCTGATGGAACTCATTGGCGACCTGCTGCCCCCTGGCGTGCTCAATGTCGTGCAGGGCTATGGTCGTGAAGCCGGTGAGGCACTGGCCAGCAGCAAGCGCATCGCCAAGATCGCATTCACCGGCTCCACCCCGGTGGGCTCGCACATCATGAAGCGCGCCGCCGAAAGCATCATCCCGAGCACCGTGGAACTGGGTGGCAAATCGCCGAACATCTACTTCGAAGACATCATGCAGGCCGAGCCCACGTTTATCGAGAAAGCCGCCGAAGGCCTCGTACTGGGCTTCTTCAACCAGGGCGAAGTCTGCACCTGTCCGTCGCGGGCGCTGGTGCAGGAATCGATCTACGCGCCCTTCATGGATGCGGTGATGAAGAAGGTTTCGCAGATCAAACGCGGCGATCCGCTGGACACCGACACCATGGTCGGCGCCCAGGCCAGCCAGCAGCAGTTCGACAAGATCATGTCTTACCTGGAAATCGCCCAGCAGGAAGGCGCCGAGGTGCTTGCCGGTGGCGGCGTGGAGAAACTCGAAGGCAGTCTGGCGACCGGCTATTACATCCAGCCGACGCTGCTCAAGGGCACCAACAAGATGCGGGTGTTCCAGGAGGAAATCTTCGGGCCGGTGATCGGCGTGACCACCTTCAAGGATGAAGCCGAGGCGCTGGCGATCGCCAACGACACCGAGTACGGCCTCGGTGCGGGTGTCTGGACCCGCGATATCAATCGCGCCTATCGCATGGGCCGGGCGATCAAGGCCGGTCGCGTATGGACCAACTGTTACCACCTCTACCCGGCGCATGCAGCGTTCGGCGGTTACAAGAAGTCAGGCGTAGGTCGCGAAACCCACAAGATGATTCTCGACCACTACCAGCAGACCAAGAACCTGCTGGTGAGCTACGACATCAATCCACTGGGGTTCTTCTAG
- the mpl gene encoding UDP-N-acetylmuramate:L-alanyl-gamma-D-glutamyl-meso-diaminopimelate ligase: MHIHILGICGTFMGSLAVLAKELGHRVTGSDANVYPPMSTQLQAQGIELTQGYEPSQLEPAPDLVVIGNALSRGNPAVEYVLNKGLPYVSGPQWLADHVLQGRWVLAAAGTHGKTTTSSMLAWVLEHAGMSPGFLIGGVPQNFGISARLGGTPFFVVEADEYDSAFFDKRSKFVHYRPRTAILNNLEFDHADIFPDLAAIERQFHHVVRTVPSEGLVIHPQSEHALKRVIGMGCWTPVQTTGEGGQWQANLLSADGSRFEVIFEGVVQGVVDWELTGQHNVNNALATLAAARHVGVLPKQGAEALSEFRSVKRRMEKVAQVSGVIIYDDFAHHPTAIATTLDGLRKRVGDTPIIAVIEPRSNSMKLGAHREGLADSVALADQAIWYAPANLGWDLAATVAGSPVATTVCDSLESIIAKVKADATAGTQVVVMSNGGFGGLHLKLAEALK; the protein is encoded by the coding sequence ATGCACATTCATATTCTCGGCATCTGCGGCACCTTCATGGGATCGCTCGCGGTGCTCGCCAAGGAACTGGGCCACCGGGTCACCGGCTCCGACGCCAACGTCTATCCACCGATGAGCACGCAGCTCCAGGCCCAGGGCATCGAGCTGACCCAGGGCTACGAGCCGAGCCAGCTCGAGCCGGCCCCGGATCTGGTGGTCATCGGCAATGCGCTTTCGCGCGGCAACCCGGCCGTTGAATATGTACTGAACAAAGGCCTGCCCTACGTATCGGGCCCGCAGTGGCTGGCAGACCATGTGCTTCAAGGGCGCTGGGTACTGGCGGCGGCCGGCACCCATGGCAAGACCACCACCAGCAGCATGCTTGCCTGGGTGCTCGAGCACGCCGGCATGAGCCCGGGGTTTCTCATCGGCGGCGTGCCGCAGAATTTCGGCATTTCAGCGCGCCTGGGCGGCACGCCGTTCTTCGTGGTCGAGGCCGACGAGTACGACAGTGCCTTCTTCGACAAGCGCAGCAAGTTCGTTCATTACCGTCCACGAACGGCGATTCTTAACAATCTTGAGTTCGACCACGCGGATATCTTCCCGGACCTCGCCGCCATCGAGCGGCAGTTTCACCATGTGGTGCGCACTGTGCCCAGCGAGGGGCTGGTCATTCATCCGCAATCCGAACACGCACTCAAGCGCGTGATCGGCATGGGCTGCTGGACGCCGGTACAGACCACGGGCGAAGGCGGCCAATGGCAGGCCAATCTGCTCAGTGCCGACGGCTCGCGTTTCGAGGTGATCTTCGAGGGTGTCGTGCAGGGCGTGGTGGATTGGGAATTGACCGGGCAGCACAACGTCAACAATGCCCTGGCCACGCTCGCGGCGGCGCGTCATGTGGGTGTCCTGCCGAAGCAGGGCGCCGAGGCGCTGAGCGAGTTCCGCAGCGTCAAGCGCCGCATGGAAAAGGTCGCGCAGGTGAGCGGGGTGATCATTTACGACGATTTCGCCCATCACCCGACCGCCATCGCGACGACACTCGACGGGCTGCGCAAGCGCGTCGGCGATACGCCGATCATCGCGGTGATCGAGCCGCGCTCCAACTCCATGAAGCTCGGCGCGCACCGGGAGGGCCTGGCCGACTCGGTGGCGTTGGCGGATCAGGCCATCTGGTACGCGCCCGCCAACCTCGGCTGGGATCTGGCGGCGACGGTGGCCGGTTCGCCGGTCGCGACGACGGTCTGCGATTCGCTGGAGTCGATCATCGCCAAGGTGAAAGCCGACGCCACGGCGGGCACCCAGGTGGTGGTGATGAGCAATGGTGGTTTTGGTGGTCTGCACCTCAAATTGGCTGAGGCGTTGAAGTAG
- the ubiX gene encoding flavin prenyltransferase UbiX, which produces MSGPERITLAMTGASGAQYGLRLLDCLIQEDREVHFLISKAAQLVMATETDVVLPAKPQAMQAFLSEYTGAAAGQIRVFAKEDWMAPPASGSGAPTAMVVVPCSTGTLSAIACGACNNLIERAADVALKERRQLILVPREAPYSSIHLENMLKLSNLGVTILPASPGFYHQPQTLDDLVDFVVARILNLLDIPQDMLPRWGEHHIVSDD; this is translated from the coding sequence ATGAGTGGACCGGAACGCATCACGCTGGCCATGACCGGCGCATCGGGCGCCCAGTATGGCCTGCGCCTGCTGGACTGCCTGATTCAGGAAGATCGCGAGGTGCATTTCCTGATCTCCAAGGCGGCGCAGTTGGTCATGGCCACCGAGACCGACGTGGTGCTGCCGGCCAAACCGCAGGCCATGCAAGCGTTCCTCAGTGAATACACCGGCGCTGCGGCAGGGCAGATCCGCGTGTTCGCCAAGGAGGACTGGATGGCGCCACCGGCCTCCGGTTCCGGCGCGCCGACGGCGATGGTGGTGGTGCCGTGTTCGACCGGAACCCTTTCCGCGATCGCCTGCGGTGCTTGCAACAACCTGATCGAACGCGCCGCCGATGTCGCGCTGAAAGAGCGCCGCCAACTCATCCTGGTGCCGCGCGAGGCGCCGTATTCCAGTATTCATCTGGAGAACATGCTCAAGCTGTCCAACCTCGGCGTGACCATTCTGCCCGCGTCGCCGGGGTTCTATCACCAGCCGCAGACGCTCGATGACCTGGTCGACTTCGTCGTCGCGCGGATTCTCAATCTGCTCGATATTCCGCAGGACATGCTGCCGCGCTGGGGTGAGCACCATATCGTCAGCGATGATTGA
- a CDS encoding YceK/YidQ family lipoprotein, whose amino-acid sequence MRRSTARLVPTMLAVLLLGGCATVRTLDAAKPGAPVVYSGTRLDWYSLNGGCCPLDRFGARAPKHAALDLPASLLLDTLLLPLSLATVLGLGLNVQGGL is encoded by the coding sequence ATGAGGCGCTCGACTGCGCGGCTGGTGCCGACGATGCTCGCCGTCCTGCTGCTCGGCGGCTGCGCCACGGTGCGCACCCTGGATGCGGCCAAGCCGGGCGCGCCAGTCGTCTACTCCGGCACACGCCTGGACTGGTACAGCCTCAACGGTGGCTGCTGCCCGCTCGACCGTTTCGGGGCGCGCGCGCCGAAACACGCGGCGCTCGACCTGCCCGCCAGCCTGTTGCTCGACACGCTGCTGCTGCCGCTTTCGCTGGCCACCGTGCTCGGCCTGGGCCTGAACGTGCAAGGCGGCTTGTGA